A portion of the Limanda limanda chromosome 3, fLimLim1.1, whole genome shotgun sequence genome contains these proteins:
- the polr2m gene encoding protein GRINL1A: MSRTERQGQVGDLTQKRREELEDLLLRQEKILSNQKLLQSLPDKGKRISDFAEKVRLAIEHYDEEERRQSLVSAARMELQSKYQQAFSLQKCVVPNTQAAQPDRQSETAARSVVHERETSPVSAHVQEKTTLDKQQDQLVSRVAAGETMETAGAGASLNSEETKEGDLVEALERVRLSETSTGFSSKSKERDNPFLRVQTERKPHYLTVLERTEKTSAPRRQKFKTNQLLDRSDISSSGSSSPGQSTDRLLPLSVQDRKERDRKHLNDITAARMPPLHYSPAQLLSLDESAVLLNDQTKKHKELQAKLAAQKLSEGLKISMGSYSPHDGPMAAYREVHDEGALPSSEED, translated from the exons ATGTCGCGGACAGAGCGCCAGGGTCAGGTGGGAGACCTGacgcagaagaggagagaggagctggaggatctGCTGCTGCGACAGGAGAAGATACTGTCCAACCA GAAGTTATTGCAGTCTCTTCCTGATAAAGGTAAAAGGATATCGGACTTTGCTGAGAAAGTGCGTCTTGCCATTGAACACTACgatgaagaggaaaggagacagAGCTTGGTGTCTGCTGCCAGGATGGAGTTACAGTCCAAGTACCAGCAGGCTTTCTCTCTGCAGAAGTGTGTTGTAccaaacacacaggcagcacAGCCTGACAGACAAAGTGAAACTGCAGCAAGAAGTGTGGTACATGAGAGGGAGACCTCACCTGTCTCCGCTCACGTACAGGAAAAGACCACTTTGGACAAACAACAGGACCAGTTAGTCTCCAGAGTAGCTGCTGGTGAAACCATGGAGACGGCTGGAGCTGGGGCCTCTCTGAACTCTGAAGAGACAAAAGAGGGTGACCTTGTGGAGGCCTTGGAAAGGGTCAGACTGTCTGAAACTAGCACTGGTTTCAGTAGCAAGTCCAAAGAGAGAGACAATCCTTTTCTCAGAgtgcagacagaaagaaagcCTCACTATTTAACTGTCCTGGAAAGAACAGAGAAGACTTCAGCTCCTAGGAGGcagaaatttaaaacaaatca GCTGCTGGACAGAAGTGACATTTCTTCATCAGGGTCCTCGTCACCCGGCCAGTCCACTGACCGCTTGTTGCCGCTCTCTGTCCAGGACcggaaggagagagacagaaaacacttGAACGACATCACTGCTGCCAGAATGCCCCCCCTCCACTACAGTCCAGCTCAGCTTCTGTCTCTGGATGAGTCGGCCGTCCTTTTGAATGACCAAACCAAGAAGCATAAG GAGTTGCAGGCCAAGCTGGCAGCCCAGAAACTGTCTGA
- the myzap gene encoding myocardial zonula adherens protein isoform X1 — translation MLRYGSGRTVSTTTTEESPDSERRITRLRLTLHAGDNGSNEPKTTNSETAQREKDISGAWKKKNGLIQRGRPAGRESPQQHPGDTTNGVPESSTQHHGPKVYGVVQRAGADRQQEVMAREWTVTHLHDEMKYIKEVRDSLEKVRERMYGQFGGMQQSMQKLSQEIRTANSHRRSLESEVRVRTEAMDSFDQMNSSLISNNITLQSPLQKSLLENCQSRLDTREEVKSLRSNCEKTQEKLRDKERELAAAQVENQTLRLQVESSQEANVQALQELSEKLQREYDEKLLEEQRRHREEIENLQAQLDEYIRRLEEAERQIRTAEAKISERDQRIIELERLLDCMSKEKSQLNKKLQECEQRLRLVELTDTTDSTVSKRSKELQDEAGDLRERIKHLNDMVFCQQRKVKGMIEEVQTLRAQVAQKDMFISELLDRIAIVECENNELEDKLKYFMSTQNRPLEALETREIGVGCDLLPRREVQSHDTLQPTHLHPNQLPPLALPPPSMKPPSATNPLSPFQPLSPTQPLSPFQPLSPTQPLSPFQPLSPFQPLSPTQPLSPTQPLSPTQPMSPFQPLSPSQPLSPTQPLSPTQLPPPHQPSSSTQPLPSTQPLPPPPPLQHPSFYLTMPSQPRSFRPSNPPPSRLESSLLRYTPVEYSRMLSSSPPAQSGTLPYTRPAHPETPVSPGRDEVDTATNTDTSSNPEESTSSQPSSRARSKSSGVYTPFMRLMEITAKLKIEPS, via the exons ATGCTTCGCTATGGTTCAGGACGAACTGTTTCCACCACCACAACAGAGGAATCTCCGGACTCCGAG AGGAGGATCACACGTCTCAGGTTGACTCTTCATGCGGGAGACAATGGGAGCAACGagccaaaaacaacaaactcagAAACA gctcagagagagaaagacatcaGTGGCGcctggaagaagaagaatgggCTGATCCAAAGAGGGAGGCCAGCTGGCAGGGAGTCACCTCAGCAG CACCCTGGAGACACGACCAATGGGGTGCCAGAGTCCTCGACGCAGCATCATGGGCCCAAAGTGTACGGCGTGGTGCAGAGGGCGGGCGCGGACAGACAGCAGGAGGTGATGGCGCGGGAGTGGACGGTCACTCACCTTCACGATGAGATGAAGTACATCAAGGAG GTGAGAGATTCTctggagaaggtgagagagaggatgtaCGGTCAGTTTGGAGGAATGCAGCAATCCATGCAGAAGCTTTCACAGGAAATCAGG ACTGCAAACTCACATCGCAGGAGTCTGGAGTCAGAGGTGAGGGTCCGGACGGAGGCCATGGACAGCTTCGATCAGATGAACAGCTCCCTCATATCGAACAACATCACCCTGCAG TCTCCTTTGCAGAAATCTCTTCTGGAGAACTGTCAGAGCAGACTGGAcaccagagaggaggtgaagagttTGCGGAGCAACTGTGAGAAAACACAAGAGAAGCTCagggacaaagagagggagCTGGCCGCTGCGCAGGTGGAAAACCAGACTCTGAGGCTGCAG GTGGAGTCTTCGCAGGAGGCCAACGTTCAGGCGCTGCAGGAGCTGTCCGAGAAGCTACAGAGGGAGTACGATGAGAAGCTACTGGAAGAACAACGGAGGCACAGGGAGGAGATTGAAAACCTACAG GCGCAACTGGATGAGTACATCAGGCGactggaggaagcagagagacagaTCAGAACTGCAGAGGCCAAGATCAGTGAGAGGGACCAGAGGATCATTGAACTGGAGCGTCTGCTGGACTGTATGAGCAAG GAAAAGAGTCAACTCAACAAGAAGCTGCAGGAGTGTGAACAGCGCCTTCGCCTGGTGGAGCTGACAGACACAACTGATTCGACTGTGTCTAAGAG GTCCAAAGAGCTGCAGGACGAAGCAGGGGATCTCCGAGAGAGAATCAAACACTTGAACGACATGGTGTTCTGCCAGCAGAGGAAAGTCAAAGGAATGAtcgaggag GTTCAAACTCTACGAGCTCAAGTCGCCCAGAAGGACATGTTCATCTCCGAGCTTCTGGACAGAATAGCAATAGTGGAGTGTGAG AATAATGAGTTAGAAGACAAGCTGAAGTATTTTATGTCCACACAGAATAGGCCTCTAGAGGCTTTGGAAACCAGGGAGATCGGAGTAGGCTGCGATCTGCTCCCCAG ACGTGAAGTACAGAGTCATGACACGCTCCAACCAACTCATCTCCATCCCAATCAACTCCCACCACTCGCTCTGCCGCCGCCATCAATGAAACCTCCATCAGCCACAAATCCCTTATCACCCTTCCAACCTCTGTCACCAACACAACCTCTCTCACCCTTCCAACCTCTGTCACCAACACAACCTCTCTCACCCTTCCAACCTCTCTCACCCTTCCAACCTCTCTCACCCACACAACCTCTCTCACCAACACAACCTCTCTCACCAACACAACCTATGTCACCCTTCCAACCTCTCTCACCCTCACAACCTCTGTCACCAACACAACCTCTTTCACCCACACAgcttccacccccccaccagccCTCATCCTCCACACAACCTCTGCCCTCCACGCAACCTTtaccccctccacctccccttCAGCATCCATCGTTCTATCTGACAATGCCCTCCCAACCGAGGTCGTTCAGGCCTAGTAATCCTCCGCCCAGCAGGCTGGAGTCTAGTTTACTGAGGTACACTCCTGTCGAATACAGCCGCATGCTGAGTTCCTCCCCCCCGGCGCAGAGTGGGACGCTCCCCTACACCCGTCCAGCTCACCCTGAGACGCCGGTTAGCCCCGGAAGAGACGAGGTGGACACTGCAACGaacacagacacaagctccAATCCAGAGGAATCCACGTCCTCCCAGCCATCTTCTAGAGCTCGATCGAAATCATCTGGAGTTTATACACCGTTCATGAGGCTGATGGAAATCACAGCAAAGCTTAAAATAGAACCATCTTAA
- the myzap gene encoding myocardial zonula adherens protein isoform X3, which translates to MLRYGSGRTVSTTTTEESPDSERRITRLRLTLHAGDNGSNEPKTTNSETAQREKDISGAWKKKNGLIQRGRPAGRESPQQHPGDTTNGVPESSTQHHGPKVYGVVQRAGADRQQEVMAREWTVTHLHDEMKYIKEVRDSLEKVRERMYGQFGGMQQSMQKLSQEIRTANSHRRSLESEVRVRTEAMDSFDQMNSSLISNNITLQSPLQKSLLENCQSRLDTREEVKSLRSNCEKTQEKLRDKERELAAAQVENQTLRLQVESSQEANVQALQELSEKLQREYDEKLLEEQRRHREEIENLQAQLDEYIRRLEEAERQIRTAEAKISERDQRIIELERLLDCMSKEKSQLNKKLQECEQRLRLVELTDTTDSTVSKRSKELQDEAGDLRERIKHLNDMVFCQQRKVKGMIEEVQTLRAQVAQKDMFISELLDRIAIVECENRPLEALETREIGVGCDLLPRREVQSHDTLQPTHLHPNQLPPLALPPPSMKPPSATNPLSPFQPLSPTQPLSPFQPLSPTQPLSPFQPLSPFQPLSPTQPLSPTQPLSPTQPMSPFQPLSPSQPLSPTQPLSPTQLPPPHQPSSSTQPLPSTQPLPPPPPLQHPSFYLTMPSQPRSFRPSNPPPSRLESSLLRYTPVEYSRMLSSSPPAQSGTLPYTRPAHPETPVSPGRDEVDTATNTDTSSNPEESTSSQPSSRARSKSSGVYTPFMRLMEITAKLKIEPS; encoded by the exons ATGCTTCGCTATGGTTCAGGACGAACTGTTTCCACCACCACAACAGAGGAATCTCCGGACTCCGAG AGGAGGATCACACGTCTCAGGTTGACTCTTCATGCGGGAGACAATGGGAGCAACGagccaaaaacaacaaactcagAAACA gctcagagagagaaagacatcaGTGGCGcctggaagaagaagaatgggCTGATCCAAAGAGGGAGGCCAGCTGGCAGGGAGTCACCTCAGCAG CACCCTGGAGACACGACCAATGGGGTGCCAGAGTCCTCGACGCAGCATCATGGGCCCAAAGTGTACGGCGTGGTGCAGAGGGCGGGCGCGGACAGACAGCAGGAGGTGATGGCGCGGGAGTGGACGGTCACTCACCTTCACGATGAGATGAAGTACATCAAGGAG GTGAGAGATTCTctggagaaggtgagagagaggatgtaCGGTCAGTTTGGAGGAATGCAGCAATCCATGCAGAAGCTTTCACAGGAAATCAGG ACTGCAAACTCACATCGCAGGAGTCTGGAGTCAGAGGTGAGGGTCCGGACGGAGGCCATGGACAGCTTCGATCAGATGAACAGCTCCCTCATATCGAACAACATCACCCTGCAG TCTCCTTTGCAGAAATCTCTTCTGGAGAACTGTCAGAGCAGACTGGAcaccagagaggaggtgaagagttTGCGGAGCAACTGTGAGAAAACACAAGAGAAGCTCagggacaaagagagggagCTGGCCGCTGCGCAGGTGGAAAACCAGACTCTGAGGCTGCAG GTGGAGTCTTCGCAGGAGGCCAACGTTCAGGCGCTGCAGGAGCTGTCCGAGAAGCTACAGAGGGAGTACGATGAGAAGCTACTGGAAGAACAACGGAGGCACAGGGAGGAGATTGAAAACCTACAG GCGCAACTGGATGAGTACATCAGGCGactggaggaagcagagagacagaTCAGAACTGCAGAGGCCAAGATCAGTGAGAGGGACCAGAGGATCATTGAACTGGAGCGTCTGCTGGACTGTATGAGCAAG GAAAAGAGTCAACTCAACAAGAAGCTGCAGGAGTGTGAACAGCGCCTTCGCCTGGTGGAGCTGACAGACACAACTGATTCGACTGTGTCTAAGAG GTCCAAAGAGCTGCAGGACGAAGCAGGGGATCTCCGAGAGAGAATCAAACACTTGAACGACATGGTGTTCTGCCAGCAGAGGAAAGTCAAAGGAATGAtcgaggag GTTCAAACTCTACGAGCTCAAGTCGCCCAGAAGGACATGTTCATCTCCGAGCTTCTGGACAGAATAGCAATAGTGGAGTGTGAG AATAGGCCTCTAGAGGCTTTGGAAACCAGGGAGATCGGAGTAGGCTGCGATCTGCTCCCCAG ACGTGAAGTACAGAGTCATGACACGCTCCAACCAACTCATCTCCATCCCAATCAACTCCCACCACTCGCTCTGCCGCCGCCATCAATGAAACCTCCATCAGCCACAAATCCCTTATCACCCTTCCAACCTCTGTCACCAACACAACCTCTCTCACCCTTCCAACCTCTGTCACCAACACAACCTCTCTCACCCTTCCAACCTCTCTCACCCTTCCAACCTCTCTCACCCACACAACCTCTCTCACCAACACAACCTCTCTCACCAACACAACCTATGTCACCCTTCCAACCTCTCTCACCCTCACAACCTCTGTCACCAACACAACCTCTTTCACCCACACAgcttccacccccccaccagccCTCATCCTCCACACAACCTCTGCCCTCCACGCAACCTTtaccccctccacctccccttCAGCATCCATCGTTCTATCTGACAATGCCCTCCCAACCGAGGTCGTTCAGGCCTAGTAATCCTCCGCCCAGCAGGCTGGAGTCTAGTTTACTGAGGTACACTCCTGTCGAATACAGCCGCATGCTGAGTTCCTCCCCCCCGGCGCAGAGTGGGACGCTCCCCTACACCCGTCCAGCTCACCCTGAGACGCCGGTTAGCCCCGGAAGAGACGAGGTGGACACTGCAACGaacacagacacaagctccAATCCAGAGGAATCCACGTCCTCCCAGCCATCTTCTAGAGCTCGATCGAAATCATCTGGAGTTTATACACCGTTCATGAGGCTGATGGAAATCACAGCAAAGCTTAAAATAGAACCATCTTAA
- the myzap gene encoding myocardial zonula adherens protein isoform X2 yields MLRYGSGRTVSTTTTEESPDSERRITRLRLTLHAGDNGSNEPKTTNSETAQREKDISGAWKKKNGLIQRGRPAGRESPQQHPGDTTNGVPESSTQHHGPKVYGVVQRAGADRQQEVMAREWTVTHLHDEMKYIKEVRDSLEKVRERMYGQFGGMQQSMQKLSQEIRTANSHRRSLESEVRVRTEAMDSFDQMNSSLISNNITLQKSLLENCQSRLDTREEVKSLRSNCEKTQEKLRDKERELAAAQVENQTLRLQVESSQEANVQALQELSEKLQREYDEKLLEEQRRHREEIENLQAQLDEYIRRLEEAERQIRTAEAKISERDQRIIELERLLDCMSKEKSQLNKKLQECEQRLRLVELTDTTDSTVSKRSKELQDEAGDLRERIKHLNDMVFCQQRKVKGMIEEVQTLRAQVAQKDMFISELLDRIAIVECENNELEDKLKYFMSTQNRPLEALETREIGVGCDLLPRREVQSHDTLQPTHLHPNQLPPLALPPPSMKPPSATNPLSPFQPLSPTQPLSPFQPLSPTQPLSPFQPLSPFQPLSPTQPLSPTQPLSPTQPMSPFQPLSPSQPLSPTQPLSPTQLPPPHQPSSSTQPLPSTQPLPPPPPLQHPSFYLTMPSQPRSFRPSNPPPSRLESSLLRYTPVEYSRMLSSSPPAQSGTLPYTRPAHPETPVSPGRDEVDTATNTDTSSNPEESTSSQPSSRARSKSSGVYTPFMRLMEITAKLKIEPS; encoded by the exons ATGCTTCGCTATGGTTCAGGACGAACTGTTTCCACCACCACAACAGAGGAATCTCCGGACTCCGAG AGGAGGATCACACGTCTCAGGTTGACTCTTCATGCGGGAGACAATGGGAGCAACGagccaaaaacaacaaactcagAAACA gctcagagagagaaagacatcaGTGGCGcctggaagaagaagaatgggCTGATCCAAAGAGGGAGGCCAGCTGGCAGGGAGTCACCTCAGCAG CACCCTGGAGACACGACCAATGGGGTGCCAGAGTCCTCGACGCAGCATCATGGGCCCAAAGTGTACGGCGTGGTGCAGAGGGCGGGCGCGGACAGACAGCAGGAGGTGATGGCGCGGGAGTGGACGGTCACTCACCTTCACGATGAGATGAAGTACATCAAGGAG GTGAGAGATTCTctggagaaggtgagagagaggatgtaCGGTCAGTTTGGAGGAATGCAGCAATCCATGCAGAAGCTTTCACAGGAAATCAGG ACTGCAAACTCACATCGCAGGAGTCTGGAGTCAGAGGTGAGGGTCCGGACGGAGGCCATGGACAGCTTCGATCAGATGAACAGCTCCCTCATATCGAACAACATCACCCTGCAG AAATCTCTTCTGGAGAACTGTCAGAGCAGACTGGAcaccagagaggaggtgaagagttTGCGGAGCAACTGTGAGAAAACACAAGAGAAGCTCagggacaaagagagggagCTGGCCGCTGCGCAGGTGGAAAACCAGACTCTGAGGCTGCAG GTGGAGTCTTCGCAGGAGGCCAACGTTCAGGCGCTGCAGGAGCTGTCCGAGAAGCTACAGAGGGAGTACGATGAGAAGCTACTGGAAGAACAACGGAGGCACAGGGAGGAGATTGAAAACCTACAG GCGCAACTGGATGAGTACATCAGGCGactggaggaagcagagagacagaTCAGAACTGCAGAGGCCAAGATCAGTGAGAGGGACCAGAGGATCATTGAACTGGAGCGTCTGCTGGACTGTATGAGCAAG GAAAAGAGTCAACTCAACAAGAAGCTGCAGGAGTGTGAACAGCGCCTTCGCCTGGTGGAGCTGACAGACACAACTGATTCGACTGTGTCTAAGAG GTCCAAAGAGCTGCAGGACGAAGCAGGGGATCTCCGAGAGAGAATCAAACACTTGAACGACATGGTGTTCTGCCAGCAGAGGAAAGTCAAAGGAATGAtcgaggag GTTCAAACTCTACGAGCTCAAGTCGCCCAGAAGGACATGTTCATCTCCGAGCTTCTGGACAGAATAGCAATAGTGGAGTGTGAG AATAATGAGTTAGAAGACAAGCTGAAGTATTTTATGTCCACACAGAATAGGCCTCTAGAGGCTTTGGAAACCAGGGAGATCGGAGTAGGCTGCGATCTGCTCCCCAG ACGTGAAGTACAGAGTCATGACACGCTCCAACCAACTCATCTCCATCCCAATCAACTCCCACCACTCGCTCTGCCGCCGCCATCAATGAAACCTCCATCAGCCACAAATCCCTTATCACCCTTCCAACCTCTGTCACCAACACAACCTCTCTCACCCTTCCAACCTCTGTCACCAACACAACCTCTCTCACCCTTCCAACCTCTCTCACCCTTCCAACCTCTCTCACCCACACAACCTCTCTCACCAACACAACCTCTCTCACCAACACAACCTATGTCACCCTTCCAACCTCTCTCACCCTCACAACCTCTGTCACCAACACAACCTCTTTCACCCACACAgcttccacccccccaccagccCTCATCCTCCACACAACCTCTGCCCTCCACGCAACCTTtaccccctccacctccccttCAGCATCCATCGTTCTATCTGACAATGCCCTCCCAACCGAGGTCGTTCAGGCCTAGTAATCCTCCGCCCAGCAGGCTGGAGTCTAGTTTACTGAGGTACACTCCTGTCGAATACAGCCGCATGCTGAGTTCCTCCCCCCCGGCGCAGAGTGGGACGCTCCCCTACACCCGTCCAGCTCACCCTGAGACGCCGGTTAGCCCCGGAAGAGACGAGGTGGACACTGCAACGaacacagacacaagctccAATCCAGAGGAATCCACGTCCTCCCAGCCATCTTCTAGAGCTCGATCGAAATCATCTGGAGTTTATACACCGTTCATGAGGCTGATGGAAATCACAGCAAAGCTTAAAATAGAACCATCTTAA